The Belonocnema kinseyi isolate 2016_QV_RU_SX_M_011 chromosome 10, B_treatae_v1, whole genome shotgun sequence genome has a window encoding:
- the LOC117181668 gene encoding cytochrome P450 9e2-like, with product MILNLWTLILATFTGGLGIYLFYNLKKLKMFKSSGIPHIAPIPLFGNMMPVMFRRISMGNMIKKMYDNFSNAKYFGVYDFMNPVIVLRDLELVKSVGVKNFESFPNHRTFVEETWDPLFGKNLFSLTGEKWHNVRNLLSPAFTSSKMKTMYKLISQCAIDFTEFLAKDTKNNQVREMKDAFTRYTNDVIATCAFGIKIDSMRNPENEFYSMGREATDLEKITLKFFLMRDFFWIVRLFNIRLIQPRIARFFTEIIESTITMRDKKGISRPDMLQLMMENRENEKSKVELTLEEMTAQAFIFFFGGFDTTSTNMSFAAHELAVNPEIQTRLQEEIDKILRDTNGDPSYEAINGMEYLDAVLNETLRKYPLVPMLDRVCSKEFELPPTLPGTKPFLVKPGMTVWLPAYAIQYDANYFEEPEKFNPDRFLKNGNANIKSATFLSFGIGPRQCIGNRFALLETKTMLFYLLARCNLKVCSKTIVPLKMSKKTFGLASEDGYWMSLENRTNNYLPN from the exons ATGATTTTAAACTTATGGACCCTAATTTTGGCCACCTTCACTGGTGGCCTtggaatttatcttttctataatttaaagaaacTCAAAATGTTCAAAAGCTCCGGAATTCCCCATATCGCACCCATACCTTTATTCGGTAACATGATGCCAGTCATGTTCCGTAGAATAAGCATGggaaatatgattaaaaaaatgtacgatAATTTCTCAAATGCAAAATACTTTGGTGTATATGACTTCATGAACCCAGTTATTGTACTGCGTGACCTTGAATTAGTAAAATCGGTCGGagtgaagaattttgaaagctttccaAATCATCGAACCTTCGTTGAAGAAACTTGGGATCCCCTCTTTGGGAAGAACTTGTTTTCCTTAACAGGAGAAAAATGGCACAATGTCAGGAATTTGTTAAGTCCAGCTTTTACGTCGAGCAAGATGAAGACAATGTACAAACTCATATCTCAATGTGCGATTGACTTCACTGAATTTCTGGCGAAGGATACGAAAAATAATCAGGTGAGAGAAATGAAGGACGCCTTCACGAGGTATACCAACGATGTGATAGCAACCTGTGCATTTGGGATCAAAATTGACTCGATGAGAAatccagaaaatgaattttattcgaTGGGCAGGGAAGCCACGGATCTGGAAAAAATTACCCTGAAATTCTTTCTTATGAGAGACTTTTTCTGGATTGTGAGACTCTTCAACATTCGATTGATCCAGCCAAGAATTGCTCGATTCTTCACAGAAATTATCGAATCCACGATAACTATGAGGGACAAGAAAGGAATATCTCGACCGGATATGCTACAACTCATGATGGAGAATAGGGAGAATGAAAAAAGCAAAGTCGAACTCACTTTAGAGGAAATGACAGCCCAggcctttattttcttttttg GTGGTTTCGACACGACCTCGACCAACATGTCTTTTGCTGCTCATGAGCTTGCTGTTAATCCTGAAATTCAGACTAGGCTGCAagaagaaattgataaaattttacgTGATACAAATGGAGATCCTTCATATGAAGCAATTAATGGAATGGAGTATTTGGATGCAGTTTTAAATGAAACTCTTAGAAAATATCCTCTCGTTCCAATGTTGGACAGAGTTTGTTCGAAAGAATTTGAACTTCCGCCAACACTTCCTGGTACAAAACCATTTTTAGTCAAACCTGGCATGACGGTTTGGCTTCCGGCCTATGCTATACAATATGATGCTAATTATTTTGAAGAACCAGAGAAATTCAATCCTGAtcggtttttgaaaaatggcaATGCTAACATTAAGTCtgcaacatttttatcatttggtATTGGACCCAGACAGTGCATCGGAAATAGGTTTGCGCTTTTGGAAACGAAGACTATGTTGTTTTACTTACTGGCTCGATGTAATTTGAAAGTTTGTTCAAAAACAATTGTTCCGTTGAAAATGAGTAAAAAGACGTTCGGTCTTGCATCCGAAGATGGCTACTGGATGTCTTTGGAAAACAGAACCAATAATTATCTTCCTAACTGA